In one Catenovulum adriaticum genomic region, the following are encoded:
- a CDS encoding cold-shock protein, which produces MSNTTTGTVKWFNEAKGFGFIEQESGPDVFAHFSAISSEGFKTLAEGQKVQFVVSQGQKGPQAENIVAL; this is translated from the coding sequence ATGTCTAATACAACTACTGGTACAGTAAAATGGTTTAACGAAGCTAAAGGTTTTGGTTTCATCGAGCAAGAATCAGGTCCAGACGTTTTTGCACATTTCAGTGCAATCTCTAGCGAAGGTTTCAAAACTTTAGCTGAAGGCCAAAAAGTTCAGTTCGTAGTATCACAGGGTCAAAAAGGTCCTCAAGCTGAAAACATCGTTGCTCTTTAA
- a CDS encoding VF530 family DNA-binding protein, producing the protein MTDTNPYLNNPLHGLKLETLVTELVEHYGFEILAEYTRIKCFDKKPCIKSSIKFLKKTAWAREKLEIFYLYKYKNLPKPDDTNYALPPRERIVPEHQKPRQPIELVLGEAPPPKQRSSQPNNSSRNRSSNRASNDPYKQNSNPKRSHRDQDEPWDPWAAHR; encoded by the coding sequence ATGACAGACACAAATCCTTATTTAAATAACCCACTGCACGGATTAAAGCTAGAGACTTTAGTAACTGAGCTTGTTGAACATTATGGTTTTGAAATTTTAGCCGAATACACTCGAATAAAATGTTTTGATAAAAAACCTTGCATTAAATCCAGCATTAAATTTTTAAAAAAGACCGCTTGGGCGCGCGAAAAATTAGAGATTTTTTATTTATACAAATACAAAAATTTACCAAAACCAGATGATACTAACTATGCCCTGCCCCCTCGAGAGCGCATAGTGCCAGAACACCAAAAGCCACGTCAGCCAATTGAATTAGTGTTAGGTGAAGCGCCACCACCCAAACAAAGAAGCAGCCAGCCTAACAATAGCTCAAGGAATAGATCAAGCAATAGAGCCAGTAACGACCCATACAAACAAAATAGCAATCCTAAACGAAGCCACCGTGATCAAGACGAACCTTGGGATCCTTGGGCAGCACACAGATAA
- a CDS encoding YheV family putative zinc ribbon protein yields MKHKKRFIAGAICQQCKGQDTLMLYKENEVEKVECVDCGDIKSQTDAQVAASSKREGQVIGLFKPE; encoded by the coding sequence ATGAAGCATAAAAAGCGTTTTATAGCAGGTGCTATATGTCAGCAATGCAAAGGACAAGATACGCTAATGTTATATAAAGAAAATGAAGTTGAAAAAGTTGAGTGCGTTGACTGCGGAGATATTAAAAGCCAAACCGATGCACAAGTAGCCGCTTCAAGTAAAAGAGAAGGTCAGGTTATTGGCTTATTTAAACCTGAATAA